The window TTATTCATATGGGCATATGCGCCTGAGACCTCCATATTGTTAAGACAGTGGGCAGATATGGAAGTGCCTGCGCTGCCCATCGGTTTTATCGGGGCAGCAGAGGATCCAGGTTTCTGGAAACAGACAAAAGGGAAGGGGGCCTATACGATTGTCACGTTATCGGAAACCGGCTGCACCCCTTCAAATGTCACCGCATTGACGAAGAAATACTACAATGCCTTTCAGAAAAAGTGGGGAGTACCACCCAGGAGCACCGGCTGTGTGAGTGCCTATGAGTCGGTATACGTCCTCAAAGATGCTGTTGAACGCGCCGGTAAGCTTGAGGCCAATGCCCTCATTGCTGCCCTCGAGAAGACAAATCTTCCTGCCGTCCGCGGTACGGTACGGTTCGATAAGAACCACCAGATCGTCTACGGGTATAATCCGAAAGAAAGCGTTTTGGGCAATTGGATCCAGTGGCAGGATGGCGACAGGATCACTATCTTTCCAAAGGAAGGGGCAACAGGGGCAATTAAGATGCCGCCCTGGATGAAGAAATCGTAAAAGCAGTATACGCTGCAGAACCCAACGTTATAAGACAAGGTGAAAGAATATGATGGACATCCTTTTCTATGGAACGGTGAATAGTGTTACCTTTGCTCTTATAGCGGTGGGCTTCACACTGGTCTATGGAGTGAGCAGACTGCCAAATTTTGCGCACGGCGCACTCTATGTTCTGGTCGGTTTTATGACCTGGAGCTTTGTCAACGATCTCAACCTGAACTACCTGCTGGCCATCCTCATTTCGCTCTGTATATCATCGCTTTTGGGGGCAGCAATATACCGGCTGGTTCTCATACGGCTCAGGGGATTACCCACCTCGGAGATTATCGCTTCATTTGCCTTTGGATTAATCATCTTAGAGGGCTTGCGTTTACAGGGAATCGGCGGATTTAAAGGATTCATCGGGCCCTTTTATGTGCTGCCCTCTTTTATTGATGCGAAATTCAGGGTTGCCGGAATTATCATCGATGCCCAGCGGCTCATCATCATAGGAGGAGGGCTGGCTGTGGTTATCATGCTTTGGCTCTTTACCCATTACACAAAGATTGGGTTATCCCTTCGGGCAATCGCCCAGGATGAACAGGCCGCCATGATGCTTGGTGTAGATTCCGACCGTGTAGCGATGATTTCTCTCTCCATAGGGTCAGCTTTAGCCGGTTTAGCCGCAGTTATCATCCTGCCACTGGGCAATGTTACTGCCGAGGCCGGATACAGGGTGCTCATATATGCCCTTGCGGTATGTATCATCGGGGGACTGGGCAGTTGGGGAGGGGCCATACTTGCTTCCTTCGTACTCGGTTTTGCAATGATCGTGAGCACCTCCTTATTTGGGGCGGTATGGGAGTCTGTAGTACTCGTGGGAACGATAATCCTGATATTAATTTTCAAACCCTCAGGGCTTTTAGGAAAACAGAAAGAACTGGAAGAGAGGGTGTAAAGAGATGGCAACAACAGAAGATACAAGACAGGAGAGATTAGACAGGGGGATTAAGGTCCGAACCGAAGGACTATACGCACTCACTTCCTGGAGGGAGATGGGTTATCTCCTTGCGCCAAGAGCATTCCTCATTTTTGGACTTCTTCTCCTCCCTCTTCTGGTGGATTCCTACTGGCAAAGGGTTCTATGCATTGCAGGGGTCTATGCCCTCCTTGCCCTGAGCTTTGACTTCCTGGCAGAATATGTCGGTCTGGTGTGTCTGGGAGGTGCTTTCTTTGTCGGGTGTGGGGGATATACAGCAGGACTACTGAACCACTATCTGGGATGGTCGCCATTCTTCACGATTCCCATTGCCACCGTCATCGGGGCGGTGATAAGCACCCTTACCCTCTTACCCTGCCTCAGGTTAAGGGGGGTATACTTTGCCATTGTGAGTTTCATGTTTCCATTGCTAACCGTGAATATCATCGTCGCACTGAATATCTTCGGAGGCACTGAAGGAATCAGCGCCCTTGCCACCCTGCCGAATATCTGGTTTGATCAATATCTCATTTTTTCAGTAGTGATCGTCGCTCTCTTTGTAATGAGGAGGCTGGTAAATGAAGACATAGGGTTGATTTTCCGTTCCATAAAGGATAACGATCAGGCAGTGAGGGCATCGGGGATAAGTATCACCCTCTATAAAACCAAGGCAGTC of the Pseudomonadota bacterium genome contains:
- a CDS encoding branched-chain amino acid ABC transporter permease, giving the protein MMDILFYGTVNSVTFALIAVGFTLVYGVSRLPNFAHGALYVLVGFMTWSFVNDLNLNYLLAILISLCISSLLGAAIYRLVLIRLRGLPTSEIIASFAFGLIILEGLRLQGIGGFKGFIGPFYVLPSFIDAKFRVAGIIIDAQRLIIIGGGLAVVIMLWLFTHYTKIGLSLRAIAQDEQAAMMLGVDSDRVAMISLSIGSALAGLAAVIILPLGNVTAEAGYRVLIYALAVCIIGGLGSWGGAILASFVLGFAMIVSTSLFGAVWESVVLVGTIILILIFKPSGLLGKQKELEERV
- a CDS encoding branched-chain amino acid ABC transporter permease, coding for MATTEDTRQERLDRGIKVRTEGLYALTSWREMGYLLAPRAFLIFGLLLLPLLVDSYWQRVLCIAGVYALLALSFDFLAEYVGLVCLGGAFFVGCGGYTAGLLNHYLGWSPFFTIPIATVIGAVISTLTLLPCLRLRGVYFAIVSFMFPLLTVNIIVALNIFGGTEGISALATLPNIWFDQYLIFSVVIVALFVMRRLVNEDIGLIFRSIKDNDQAVRASGISITLYKTKAVFIASLMGCFGGAYLSHQYGWLGISLFAMDFSILPIAATVMGGAGTLVGPVLGAFMLTPLSEALRGFGQLRVVLYCLILMGFIVYKPEGIMNYLQRKYHQFEHWKEV